A window from Brucella sp. BE17 encodes these proteins:
- the araD1 gene encoding AraD1 family protein, with the protein MRLIQFVGPEGSRAIGVVDDSVVRQVNGVNSIRELALKAITEGRSIEDEVQQIGLGASHDYDQLISDGRVLPPIDHPDAAHVMVAGTGLTHIDSASSRSKMHEKASSGDEAHMTDTERMFKWGLDGGKPASGTAGVQPEWFYKGDGSIVVSPGAPLDVPDFSDDVGEEPEIVGLYVIGDENRPYRVGFAIGNEVTDHVMEKKNYLYLAHSKLRQCAFGPELFVGTLPDNIEGTARILRDGQPIWEKSFPTGEANMSHSIENIEFHHFKYNQLLRVGDVHAVFMGTSVASFGDGVEVKIGDTFEIAIPLFGRPLVNTTRTSHTRVKPGAIKSL; encoded by the coding sequence ATGCGGCTGATCCAGTTCGTCGGGCCAGAAGGTTCCCGCGCCATTGGCGTTGTTGACGATAGCGTGGTGCGCCAGGTAAATGGCGTCAATAGCATTCGCGAACTGGCTTTGAAGGCGATCACTGAGGGCCGCTCGATCGAGGATGAGGTCCAGCAGATTGGGCTGGGCGCATCGCACGACTATGATCAGTTAATCTCGGACGGGCGGGTGTTGCCGCCAATTGACCATCCTGATGCAGCCCACGTGATGGTTGCCGGTACTGGATTGACCCACATCGATAGCGCCTCGTCGCGCTCAAAAATGCACGAAAAGGCTTCGTCCGGTGATGAAGCCCATATGACCGACACGGAGCGCATGTTCAAATGGGGTCTGGATGGTGGGAAGCCAGCCAGCGGCACAGCGGGCGTGCAACCAGAGTGGTTCTATAAAGGGGATGGATCGATCGTCGTATCGCCAGGCGCTCCACTTGATGTTCCTGACTTCAGTGACGATGTTGGCGAGGAGCCAGAAATCGTCGGACTTTATGTTATCGGCGACGAGAACCGTCCGTATAGGGTGGGCTTCGCCATTGGTAATGAAGTCACCGATCACGTGATGGAAAAGAAGAACTATCTCTACCTTGCCCACTCAAAGCTGAGGCAGTGCGCTTTTGGCCCAGAGCTATTCGTCGGTACGTTGCCGGACAATATTGAAGGGACAGCCCGGATCCTGCGAGACGGCCAGCCCATCTGGGAAAAATCCTTTCCCACAGGAGAGGCTAACATGTCCCACTCAATCGAGAACATTGAATTCCACCACTTCAAATACAATCAGCTGCTGCGTGTCGGAGACGTCCACGCGGTATTCATGGGCACGTCTGTGGCGTCTTTCGGAGACGGGGTCGAGGTCAAGATCGGAGACACCTTCGAAATCGCCATTCCGCTTTTCGGCCGCCCCCTCGTCAATACAACGCGGACGAGCCATACACGCGTCAAACCGGGCGCTATCAAATCGCTATGA